From Thalassotalea euphylliae, the proteins below share one genomic window:
- the trhP gene encoding prephenate-dependent tRNA uridine(34) hydroxylase TrhP: MFKPELLSPAGSLKNMRYAFAYGADAVYAGQPRYSLRVRNNEFNHQNLAQGIQEAHQLGKKFYVVNNIAPHNSKLKTFIKDLEPVIKMQPDAMIMSDPGLIMMTKEAFPDMPLHLSVQANAVNWATVKFWQQQGIDRVILSRELSLDEIEEIRMRCPEMEIEVFVHGALCMAYSGRCLLSGYMNKRDPNQGTCTNACRWNYNVHAATQTETGDVIATSPVEFDPQAGNNFNDVVLIQEQHKPDEYMPAFEDEHGTYIMNSKDLRAVEHVERLVKMGVHSLKIEGRTKSFYYCARTARVYNQAILDAMAGQSFNQHLNGELEHLAHRGYTAGFLQRHKHTETQNYDYGYSKSDTQQFVGEVIGRNEDNGLIEIEVKNKFLVGDELELMTPQGCKTFTLTHMESTKGEVIRDAKGSGHIVHISLDTEMDLAFGILMRNLEADETTRHPFSQNQAAV, from the coding sequence ATGTTTAAGCCAGAACTGTTATCACCGGCAGGAAGCCTTAAAAACATGCGTTATGCCTTTGCTTACGGTGCGGATGCCGTCTATGCAGGCCAACCGAGATACTCGTTACGGGTGCGAAACAACGAATTTAATCACCAGAACTTAGCTCAGGGTATCCAAGAAGCCCACCAGTTGGGTAAAAAGTTCTACGTGGTTAACAATATTGCGCCACACAATAGTAAGTTAAAAACGTTTATCAAAGATCTCGAGCCTGTTATCAAAATGCAGCCTGATGCCATGATTATGTCAGACCCTGGCCTGATCATGATGACCAAAGAAGCGTTCCCAGACATGCCATTGCATTTGTCTGTGCAAGCTAATGCGGTTAATTGGGCAACGGTTAAGTTTTGGCAGCAACAAGGGATTGACCGCGTTATCTTATCGCGAGAACTATCGCTGGATGAAATAGAAGAAATCCGCATGCGCTGCCCTGAAATGGAAATTGAAGTTTTCGTTCACGGTGCGCTGTGCATGGCATACTCAGGCCGCTGCTTACTATCGGGCTATATGAACAAGCGCGACCCTAATCAGGGAACGTGTACAAACGCTTGTCGCTGGAACTACAATGTGCATGCTGCCACGCAAACCGAAACTGGTGACGTCATCGCAACCTCGCCTGTTGAATTTGATCCGCAGGCGGGTAACAACTTCAATGACGTGGTGCTGATTCAGGAGCAACACAAGCCTGACGAGTACATGCCTGCGTTTGAAGATGAGCATGGCACTTATATTATGAATTCTAAAGACTTGCGCGCTGTTGAACACGTTGAGCGACTGGTCAAAATGGGGGTTCATTCACTAAAAATTGAAGGCCGCACTAAGTCATTCTATTACTGTGCGCGCACCGCTCGCGTTTACAATCAAGCAATTTTAGATGCCATGGCAGGTCAGTCTTTCAATCAACACCTTAACGGTGAGCTAGAGCACTTAGCACATCGCGGCTATACCGCAGGCTTCTTGCAGCGCCACAAACACACAGAAACACAAAACTACGATTACGGCTACTCAAAGAGTGATACCCAGCAATTTGTGGGAGAAGTGATTGGCCGCAACGAAGACAATGGCTTGATCGAAATTGAAGTCAAAAATAAGTTCTTAGTTGGCGACGAACTTGAACTAATGACGCCGCAGGGCTGTAAAACCTTTACCTTGACTCATATGGAGTCAACTAAAGGCGAGGTTATCCGCGATGCCAAAGGCTCTGGTCATATCGTTCATATCTCCTTGGACACTGAGATGGATCTGGCGTTTGGCATTTTAATGCGCAACTTAGAAGCTGACGAAACTACTCGTCACCCATTCTCACAAAATCAAGCGGCAGTTTAA